A part of Halobaculum sp. MBLA0143 genomic DNA contains:
- a CDS encoding energy-coupling factor transporter transmembrane protein EcfT, with product MSRLDPRTKLALQAGFAAAVFAHTTPRGLATATVLVAVAVFSVGVSPVALLRPYVFLTPFLVVGPAFAAARLGEPWLVPGDAVGPALASYRTLLLLAVGALYVRTTPVRESEAAVQRLVPGRAGRLLGVALGLVFRFLPLIRRELRATRAAMRLRLGAERPLADRMRLLTATSLVRTLRRADRLADALRVRCLAWNPTLPRLRFGPADAVGLGVAAGLVALAVLPATGG from the coding sequence GTGAGTCGGCTGGACCCCCGGACGAAGCTGGCACTCCAGGCCGGGTTCGCGGCGGCCGTCTTCGCTCACACCACGCCACGGGGACTGGCGACCGCGACCGTGCTCGTCGCCGTCGCCGTCTTCTCGGTCGGCGTGTCGCCGGTCGCGCTCCTGCGGCCGTACGTCTTCCTCACCCCGTTCCTGGTCGTCGGGCCGGCGTTCGCGGCCGCCCGACTGGGCGAGCCGTGGCTCGTCCCCGGGGACGCCGTCGGGCCGGCGTTGGCGAGCTACCGCACCCTCCTCTTGCTCGCGGTCGGCGCGCTGTACGTCCGGACGACCCCCGTCCGGGAGTCGGAGGCGGCCGTCCAACGGCTCGTCCCCGGCCGTGCCGGACGGCTCCTGGGGGTCGCGCTCGGGCTCGTGTTCCGGTTTCTCCCGTTGATCCGCCGGGAGCTTCGGGCCACCCGGGCGGCGATGCGGCTGCGACTCGGCGCCGAACGCCCCCTGGCCGACCGGATGCGGCTGCTCACGGCGACGAGTCTCGTCCGGACGCTCCGCCGGGCCGACCGGCTGGCCGACGCGCTCCGAGTGCGGTGTCTCGCCTGGAACCCGACGCTCCCCAGGCTCCGATTCGGTCCGGCCGACGCCGTCGGGCTCGGGGTCGCGGCCGGGTTGGTTGCGCTGGCGGTGCTCCCGGCTACAGGAGGTTGA
- a CDS encoding metalloprotease: MSGRTAAAVQFSRRELADLAVAWIALSVAFGVFFYGGGRLVAETLRAGRIGPLVEITTLSALTAGVGFLLHELGHKVVAVRFGQRAAFRADYGMLFLAVVSALAGFLFAAPGAVHHSGRITRREHGLIALAGPVVNLGLAALFCGLWIGGGAADVTILRQIGQWGLAVNLALAAFNMLPFGPLDGATIRDWSTVVWVAVTLPAVGLAALVLLELNLL; this comes from the coding sequence GTGAGCGGGCGGACGGCCGCGGCCGTCCAGTTCTCTCGGCGGGAACTCGCCGACCTGGCGGTCGCCTGGATCGCCCTGAGTGTCGCATTCGGCGTGTTCTTCTACGGCGGCGGACGGCTGGTCGCGGAGACGCTCCGGGCCGGCCGGATCGGTCCGCTCGTCGAGATTACGACCCTATCGGCGCTGACGGCGGGAGTCGGTTTCCTGTTGCACGAACTCGGCCACAAGGTCGTCGCCGTCCGGTTCGGCCAACGGGCCGCCTTCCGGGCGGACTACGGGATGCTGTTCCTGGCGGTCGTGTCCGCGCTCGCGGGGTTCCTGTTCGCGGCTCCGGGTGCGGTCCACCACAGCGGCCGGATCACCCGCCGGGAGCACGGCCTGATCGCGCTGGCCGGTCCGGTCGTCAACCTCGGGCTGGCGGCGTTGTTCTGTGGGCTGTGGATCGGCGGCGGCGCCGCCGACGTGACGATCCTCAGACAGATCGGTCAGTGGGGGCTGGCGGTCAACCTCGCGCTGGCGGCGTTCAACATGCTGCCGTTCGGCCCGTTGGACGGCGCGACGATCCGCGACTGGAGCACAGTCGTCTGGGTGGCGGTGACGCTGCCGGCCGTCGGGCTGGCGGCGTTGGTGTTGCTGGAGCTCAACCTCCTGTAG